A portion of the Gemmatimonas sp. genome contains these proteins:
- a CDS encoding DedA family protein: MTELMAWLTSLPEALLYGAIIAAAFLENVFPPLPADTVIALGAFVAARGNGTEWGVWLATMVGNVGGAMLMYGLGHRYGLPWMMRRFPAMVSPSAADRFAERFQTQGLFAVMASRFLPGVRALVPPMAGALGIGAVRAAIAMTLASGVWYGIVCVLAFRAGANADQLLARIGEQQRLLAIGAGVLAMMVVAIVAWRMRSSRAGGGPHQ; this comes from the coding sequence CTCATGGCGTGGTTGACGTCGCTTCCCGAGGCCCTGTTGTACGGGGCCATCATCGCGGCGGCTTTTCTCGAGAATGTCTTTCCGCCGCTCCCTGCCGACACGGTGATTGCGCTCGGCGCGTTCGTGGCTGCGCGCGGCAACGGGACCGAATGGGGCGTGTGGCTGGCGACCATGGTGGGTAACGTGGGAGGCGCCATGCTCATGTATGGGTTGGGTCACCGCTACGGTCTCCCGTGGATGATGCGGCGCTTTCCTGCCATGGTCTCACCGTCCGCAGCCGACCGCTTTGCGGAGCGATTCCAGACGCAGGGGCTGTTCGCGGTGATGGCGAGTCGCTTCCTGCCGGGCGTGCGCGCGCTGGTGCCGCCCATGGCGGGAGCGTTGGGCATCGGCGCCGTGCGTGCCGCCATTGCCATGACACTGGCATCCGGCGTGTGGTACGGGATCGTGTGTGTCCTGGCGTTTCGGGCCGGCGCGAACGCAGATCAGTTGCTGGCGCGCATCGGGGAGCAGCAACGCCTGCTGGCGATCGGCGCCGGTGTGCTTGCCATGATGGTGGTGGCGATTGTCGCGTGGCGGATGCGCTCGTCGCGCGCGGGCGGCGGGCCCCACCAGTGA